A region from the Gemmatimonadota bacterium genome encodes:
- a CDS encoding DUF5916 domain-containing protein → MRAGIVAILGLAVAAGGLGAQSLDGDRGAAERAGRARATVAIRAEVPPQIDGRDGDAVWLRAPAQTGFRQFDPQPDAAPSLPTEFKVAYDDDNLYVFVRAFDSHPDSIRRALTRRDVRGPSDQISLYVDSYNDRRTGFAFHVNPDGVKRDFSIFNDGNEDVSWNGVWDVVPRVDSLGWTAEFQIPLSQLRYADAADHTFGFGVWRDIERYNETVAWPLFSRTTSGLISQLGQLEGLAGLGSTRRTEVTPYVLTRNVSRPTGGGFERDQQLAVGGDLKIGLTPNVTLDATLNPDFGQVEADPAVLNLTAFETFLSERRPFFVEGTGLYSFQLNCYIVVDCSTNEGLFYSRRIGRSPSLSGQYGDARTPTATPIAAAAKLTGRTAGGFSFGALDAFTQQVEGAQGRTVEPRTNYAVLRAQQDFRDGDAGISWIGTAVNRAMDDFSAPWLHESAYVSGVTFRNRFSDRRYEVAGSFAYSRVAGSAEAIARTQRGSVHYYQQPGDELVFDSTRTSLSGYAAQLKFGKYGGGITRFETSLVQQSAGFEPNDLGFLRRADIVDWSTWAALSFRTPTRVYRWAQVNANHWEHWTTSGLRLESAINLNGHMGLHSNWDVHLGGTLGDLGESYCDRCTRGGPSVRDSRGFYPWGGINSDSRRTLAGGMWVNLGFADEGQTRTTNLSPYLRFRFSDRFTTSVGANIFRADRDAQWYGNFSDGPGTVHYSFAHLDQRTVSFNLRVNYTATPDLTFEFYGEPFASSGTWSDVREISATPDAPAYQDRYQPFTPPAGSPASFSFRQLRTNAVVRWEYRPGSTLFLVWAHGREAFAEDQSRRPWRQDFDGLFDLHPDNTFLIKVAYWLNR, encoded by the coding sequence ATGCGCGCAGGGATCGTGGCGATCCTCGGGCTGGCGGTTGCCGCCGGAGGGTTGGGTGCCCAGTCGCTCGACGGGGATCGTGGAGCCGCGGAGCGAGCGGGGCGGGCCCGGGCGACGGTGGCCATCCGCGCGGAGGTGCCTCCACAGATCGACGGCCGCGACGGCGATGCCGTGTGGCTGAGGGCTCCAGCCCAGACGGGATTCCGGCAGTTCGATCCCCAGCCCGATGCAGCTCCGTCGCTGCCCACGGAGTTCAAGGTCGCCTACGACGACGACAACCTCTATGTCTTCGTGCGCGCCTTCGACAGCCATCCCGACAGCATCAGGCGCGCGCTCACCCGACGGGACGTCCGGGGACCTTCCGACCAGATCAGCCTCTACGTCGACTCGTACAACGACCGGCGCACCGGCTTTGCCTTCCACGTCAATCCGGACGGCGTCAAGCGCGACTTCTCCATCTTCAACGACGGGAACGAGGACGTCTCCTGGAACGGTGTGTGGGACGTGGTGCCCCGCGTCGATTCCCTGGGATGGACTGCGGAGTTTCAGATCCCGCTTTCCCAGCTGCGCTATGCCGATGCCGCCGATCACACGTTCGGTTTCGGGGTGTGGCGTGACATCGAGCGCTACAACGAGACCGTCGCCTGGCCCCTGTTCAGTCGCACCACCAGCGGCCTCATCTCGCAGCTCGGGCAACTGGAGGGCCTCGCCGGCCTGGGATCGACGCGCCGCACGGAAGTCACGCCCTACGTGCTCACCCGCAATGTGTCCCGGCCGACCGGAGGCGGCTTCGAGCGCGACCAGCAGCTGGCCGTGGGTGGCGACCTCAAGATCGGCCTCACGCCCAACGTCACGCTCGACGCCACGCTCAATCCCGATTTTGGGCAGGTGGAAGCGGATCCGGCGGTGTTGAACCTGACCGCGTTCGAGACCTTCCTGAGCGAGCGGCGCCCCTTCTTCGTGGAAGGCACCGGGCTCTACAGCTTCCAGCTCAACTGCTACATCGTCGTGGACTGCTCCACCAACGAAGGGCTGTTCTACTCCCGCCGCATCGGTCGGAGCCCGTCGCTTTCGGGCCAGTATGGCGACGCTCGTACGCCCACTGCGACGCCCATCGCGGCCGCCGCCAAGCTGACGGGTCGCACCGCCGGGGGCTTCTCGTTCGGCGCGCTCGACGCGTTCACCCAACAGGTCGAAGGCGCCCAGGGGCGGACCGTCGAGCCACGGACCAACTACGCCGTGCTGCGCGCCCAGCAGGATTTCCGGGACGGGGATGCCGGCATCAGCTGGATCGGCACGGCCGTGAACCGAGCGATGGACGATTTCAGCGCCCCCTGGTTGCACGAGAGCGCCTACGTCTCCGGCGTCACCTTCCGGAATCGTTTCAGCGATCGGCGCTACGAGGTCGCCGGGTCGTTCGCCTATTCGCGCGTCGCGGGCAGCGCCGAAGCCATCGCGCGCACGCAGCGCGGCTCAGTGCACTACTACCAGCAGCCGGGGGACGAGCTGGTGTTCGACTCCACGCGCACCTCCCTCTCCGGGTACGCAGCGCAGCTCAAGTTCGGCAAGTACGGCGGCGGGATCACCCGCTTCGAAACCAGCCTGGTGCAGCAGTCCGCAGGCTTCGAGCCCAACGACCTGGGGTTCCTGCGCCGCGCCGACATCGTGGACTGGAGCACCTGGGCGGCGCTCAGCTTTCGCACGCCGACGCGCGTGTACCGATGGGCGCAGGTGAACGCCAACCACTGGGAGCACTGGACCACCTCGGGGCTGCGCCTGGAGAGCGCTATCAACCTGAACGGACACATGGGCCTCCACAGCAACTGGGACGTGCACCTGGGGGGGACCCTCGGCGACCTCGGCGAGAGCTACTGCGACCGCTGCACGCGCGGTGGGCCCTCGGTTCGGGATTCGCGCGGGTTCTACCCGTGGGGAGGGATCAACTCCGACAGCCGCAGGACGCTGGCGGGGGGGATGTGGGTGAACCTGGGGTTCGCGGACGAGGGTCAGACGCGGACCACCAACCTGAGTCCGTACCTTCGTTTCCGGTTCTCGGATCGCTTCACGACCAGCGTGGGGGCCAACATCTTCCGGGCCGACCGGGACGCGCAGTGGTACGGCAACTTCAGCGATGGCCCCGGGACGGTGCACTACAGCTTTGCCCACCTGGACCAGCGCACCGTGTCCTTCAACCTGCGCGTCAACTACACAGCCACGCCGGATCTGACCTTCGAGTTCTATGGCGAGCCGTTCGCCAGCAGCGGGACGTGGTCCGACGTGCGCGAGATCAGCGCGACCCCGGACGCCCCCGCCTACCAGGACCGCTACCAACCCTTCACGCCCCCTGCGGGCTCGCCGGCCAGCTTCTCGTTCCGGCAGCTGAGGACCAACGCGGTGGTCCGCTGGGAGTACCGTCCCGGCTCCACGCTCTTCCTGGTCTGGGCGCACGGCCGGGAGGCCTTCGCCGAGGACCAGAGCCGGCGCCCCTGGCGCCAGGACTTCGACGGGCTCTTCGATCTCCACCCCGACAACACCTTTCTGATCAAGGTGGCGTACTGGCTGAACCGCTGA
- a CDS encoding dienelactone hydrolase family protein — translation MPSTTPGTTGPDSPHQGQSLLWAGAPLAEARGALVLVHGRGGSSEDILNLGLHLASEGVTLVAPAAAQHTWYPFRFLEPTHRNEPWLTSALTVLDDVEATLTESGIDSTRVVLVGFSQGACLASESLRRRPRALGGLLAFAGGVIGPDAGGPGEGAALTGMPALFACGDADPHIPAQRVRESAALFTAMGAEVDVRLYKGMGHGIHPDGLRAGQTLVERVLPGPP, via the coding sequence ATGCCATCGACGACGCCGGGTACGACGGGACCCGATTCCCCCCACCAGGGGCAGTCCCTTCTCTGGGCAGGCGCCCCCCTCGCTGAGGCTCGCGGCGCGCTGGTCCTGGTACATGGCCGCGGAGGTTCCAGCGAGGACATCCTGAACCTGGGCCTGCACCTGGCCTCCGAGGGCGTGACCTTGGTGGCGCCGGCGGCGGCACAGCACACGTGGTATCCGTTCCGTTTCCTGGAGCCCACCCACCGCAACGAGCCCTGGTTGACGTCGGCACTGACGGTGCTCGACGACGTGGAGGCGACGCTGACGGAGTCGGGGATCGATTCAACGCGGGTGGTGCTGGTGGGGTTCTCACAGGGCGCCTGTCTGGCGAGCGAGTCGTTGCGACGGCGGCCGCGGGCTCTGGGTGGGCTCCTCGCCTTTGCCGGCGGCGTGATCGGACCCGACGCGGGCGGGCCCGGGGAAGGGGCGGCCCTGACCGGTATGCCCGCCCTCTTCGCCTGTGGAGATGCCGATCCGCACATCCCGGCGCAGCGCGTGCGGGAAAGCGCTGCGCTCTTCACGGCGATGGGCGCCGAGGTGGACGTGCGCCTCTACAAGGGCATGGGACACGGCATCCATCCCGACGGCTTGCGGGCGGGACAGACCCTGGTGGAGCGCGTGCTCCCCGGCCCGCCGTAG